A portion of the Paenibacillus hamazuiensis genome contains these proteins:
- a CDS encoding helix-turn-helix domain-containing protein — protein MNKKYEIRLQKEEREQIEQLLHSKSTSKGIRHRCLVLLLTDESQGAIPTQAEIARRAGVSEVTVYNTVKDYCTRGIHETLRYRERAEPARPSQVTGEVEARIIALACSEPPQGYARWTIRLLTRRVIELNILDSVSRETIRTTLKKRNLSLT, from the coding sequence ATGAACAAAAAATACGAGATTCGACTCCAAAAAGAGGAACGTGAACAGATTGAGCAACTCCTTCACAGCAAATCCACATCCAAAGGCATTCGGCATCGTTGTCTCGTGCTTCTTCTGACAGACGAAAGTCAAGGAGCGATTCCTACACAAGCAGAAATTGCCCGCCGCGCAGGCGTCAGCGAAGTCACGGTGTATAACACGGTCAAGGACTACTGCACGCGCGGGATTCACGAGACCCTACGTTACCGCGAGCGTGCCGAGCCCGCCCGTCCTTCACAAGTGACCGGGGAGGTTGAAGCACGAATCATCGCTCTGGCTTGTTCCGAGCCGCCTCAAGGTTATGCGCGCTGGACCATTCGTCTGCTGACTCGCCGGGTGATTGAACTGAATATTCTGGATTCCGTGAGCCGGGAGACGATTCGCACGACGTTAAAAAAACGAAACTTAAGCCTCACTTAA
- a CDS encoding IS1634 family transposase: MYIRTISRKNKNGSITRYVQLAHNERNPVTGTPQAKVLYHFGRADELDMEGLKRLAASIHRFIGEPQAPSPSSAQPASVTLLSSRSLGGVWLLDQLWKKLGIGEAITRRLADREYRMPVERAIFAMVANRALAPSSKLAIEDWVDREVVIPDLPAFDVQHGYRAMDFLLTSEESIQREVFHTVADLLNLEVDLLFFDTTSTYFETEEDDEDDFRKTGYSKDHRPDLPQVVIGFAVTREGIPIRCWVWPGNTSDMNVVPQVKKDLIGWKLGRVITVVDRGFSSEDNLRVLQQSGGHYIAGEKMTSGKPTVEAALAHPGRFKTIRDNLEVKEIVVGDGEARKRYVLVRNPEEAKRDAARREAHLEQLRTELARLKELDGEAHTGAHCRLHSHPTYKRYLKTDKRGNLRIDLAAVKAMEHLDGKYLLRTSDDTLSTEDVALGYKQLLQVEAAFRTLKQSLELRPVYHRKEERIRAHVLLCWLALMLIRIAENQTGQTWREIRSLMQTLHLVEYRLDGGKLRQRTELTDEHRAIVSALQIAEPQQIWDISLS; this comes from the coding sequence ATGTATATACGAACAATCTCTCGTAAAAATAAAAACGGTTCGATCACCCGTTACGTACAGCTCGCCCATAATGAGCGAAATCCTGTGACCGGAACTCCACAAGCGAAAGTCCTGTACCATTTCGGCCGCGCTGACGAACTGGACATGGAGGGCTTGAAACGTCTTGCCGCCAGCATCCACCGTTTTATTGGCGAGCCGCAAGCGCCCTCTCCATCTTCAGCGCAACCCGCTTCGGTTACGCTCCTTAGCAGTCGTTCGCTGGGCGGCGTATGGCTGCTCGATCAACTTTGGAAGAAGCTTGGTATCGGCGAAGCGATTACACGACGACTTGCCGACCGGGAATACCGCATGCCGGTTGAACGCGCCATCTTTGCCATGGTGGCCAATCGGGCGCTGGCACCAAGCAGCAAGCTGGCGATTGAAGATTGGGTGGATCGTGAAGTGGTCATCCCGGACCTTCCGGCGTTTGACGTGCAGCATGGCTACCGGGCAATGGATTTTCTGCTCACGTCGGAAGAAAGCATCCAGCGTGAAGTGTTCCATACGGTAGCGGATTTGCTGAATCTGGAAGTCGATCTGCTGTTCTTCGACACGACCTCCACGTATTTTGAGACGGAAGAGGACGACGAAGACGATTTTCGCAAAACCGGTTATTCGAAAGACCATCGCCCCGACCTTCCGCAGGTGGTCATCGGTTTTGCTGTCACGCGTGAGGGCATCCCGATTCGTTGTTGGGTGTGGCCGGGCAATACGTCGGATATGAACGTTGTGCCGCAGGTGAAAAAGGATCTGATCGGGTGGAAACTCGGGCGTGTGATTACCGTCGTCGACCGCGGTTTCTCCTCCGAAGACAATCTGCGCGTACTGCAACAGAGCGGCGGCCACTACATTGCCGGGGAGAAGATGACGTCGGGCAAGCCGACCGTCGAAGCGGCACTCGCGCATCCGGGACGTTTCAAAACGATCCGAGACAACCTGGAGGTCAAGGAGATCGTCGTGGGGGATGGCGAAGCGCGCAAGCGATACGTGCTCGTTCGCAATCCGGAAGAAGCAAAGCGGGATGCCGCCCGGCGCGAAGCGCATCTGGAGCAGCTGCGCACGGAGCTTGCCCGGTTGAAGGAACTGGACGGCGAAGCGCATACCGGGGCACACTGCCGTCTACACAGCCATCCGACGTACAAACGGTATCTCAAGACCGACAAGCGCGGCAATCTGCGTATCGATCTGGCCGCCGTCAAAGCGATGGAGCATCTGGACGGCAAATACTTGCTGCGCACCTCTGACGACACCTTGTCCACGGAAGACGTGGCACTCGGGTACAAGCAATTGCTTCAGGTGGAAGCAGCGTTTCGGACACTCAAGCAATCGCTGGAACTGCGGCCGGTCTACCACCGGAAAGAAGAACGGATTCGCGCACATGTCCTGCTTTGCTGGCTGGCCTTGATGCTCATCCGGATTGCAGAAAACCAAACCGGTCAAACGTGGCGCGAGATTCGTTCGCTCATGCAGACGCTGCATCTGGTTGAGTACCGTTTGGATGGTGGAAAGCTGCGGCAACGGACGGAATTAACGGACGAACATCGGGCAATTGTTTCGGCCTTGCAAATCGCAGAACCCCAGCAAATATGGGATATTTCGCTCTCTTGA
- the moaC gene encoding cyclic pyranopterin monophosphate synthase MoaC — translation MDETNPLTHFNEQGRARMVDISGKNETSRAATARTTVTMQPATLILIKEGRIAKGDVLAVAQVAGIMAAKKTSDWIPMCHPLALTGVDIRFSDNGSNELYIEATVKTKGQTGVEMEALTAVSAAALTVYDMCKAAEKEMTIGPTMLLAKTGGKSGDFQRSPQQ, via the coding sequence ATGGACGAGACAAATCCGCTCACGCATTTTAACGAGCAGGGCCGCGCACGCATGGTCGATATTTCCGGCAAAAACGAAACGAGCCGCGCGGCGACGGCCCGGACGACGGTCACGATGCAGCCCGCAACGCTCATCTTGATCAAGGAAGGGCGCATCGCCAAGGGCGATGTGCTGGCCGTAGCCCAAGTGGCCGGCATCATGGCGGCCAAAAAGACGTCGGACTGGATTCCGATGTGCCACCCGCTGGCGCTTACAGGGGTCGACATCCGGTTCAGCGATAACGGTTCGAACGAACTTTACATAGAAGCTACGGTCAAGACGAAAGGGCAAACCGGTGTCGAAATGGAGGCGCTGACCGCCGTTTCCGCGGCGGCGCTGACCGTTTACGATATGTGCAAGGCCGCAGAGAAGGAGATGACCATAGGGCCGACCATGCTGCTTGCGAAAACCGGCGGCAAAAGCGGGGATTTTCAGCGATCCCCGCAGCAATGA
- the groL gene encoding chaperonin GroEL (60 kDa chaperone family; promotes refolding of misfolded polypeptides especially under stressful conditions; forms two stacked rings of heptamers to form a barrel-shaped 14mer; ends can be capped by GroES; misfolded proteins enter the barrel where they are refolded when GroES binds) has translation MAKEIRFSEEARRSMLRGVDALANAVKVTLGPKGRNVVLEKKFGSPLITNDGVTIAKEIELEDAFENMGAQLVKEVATKTNDVAGDGTTTATVLAQAMIREGLKNVTAGANPMVVRKGIDKAVKAAVEELQKISKPVEGKQNIAQVAAISAADEELGQLIAEAMEKVGNDGVVTVEESKGFVTELEVVEGMQFDRGYISAYMVTDTDKMEAVLDNPYILITDKKISSIQEILPVLEKVVQTGKQLLIIAEDIEGEALSTLVVNKLRGTFTCVAVKAPGFGDRRKAMLGDIAALTGGQVITEELGLELKSTTPDQLGTARQIRVSKENTIIVDGAGDKKDIGARISQIRSQLEETTSDFDREKLQERLAKLAGGVAVIKVGAATETELKERKLRIEDALNSTRAAVEEGIVSGGGTALVNVYNAVAAVKAEGDEQTGVNIVLRALEEPVRIIATNAGQEGSVVVERLKKEAVGIGYNAATGEWVNMFQAGIVDPAKVTRSALQNAASVAAMFLTTEAVIADKPEKDKPAMPDMGGMGGMGGMM, from the coding sequence ATGGCAAAAGAGATTCGTTTCAGTGAAGAAGCCCGCCGCTCCATGCTCCGCGGTGTTGACGCACTTGCAAATGCAGTAAAAGTAACACTCGGACCGAAAGGCCGCAACGTAGTTCTCGAGAAAAAATTCGGCAGCCCGCTGATCACAAACGACGGCGTAACGATCGCCAAAGAAATCGAACTCGAAGACGCATTCGAAAACATGGGCGCTCAGCTTGTTAAAGAAGTAGCCACCAAAACCAACGATGTAGCCGGTGACGGTACGACGACAGCTACGGTTCTGGCTCAAGCGATGATCCGCGAAGGTCTGAAAAACGTAACAGCCGGGGCTAACCCGATGGTCGTTCGCAAAGGTATCGACAAAGCGGTTAAAGCTGCTGTTGAAGAGCTGCAAAAAATCTCCAAGCCGGTTGAAGGCAAGCAAAACATTGCTCAAGTTGCCGCCATCTCCGCCGCTGACGAAGAGCTCGGCCAATTGATCGCTGAAGCTATGGAGAAAGTCGGCAACGACGGCGTCGTTACCGTAGAAGAATCCAAAGGCTTCGTTACGGAGCTTGAAGTTGTTGAAGGTATGCAGTTCGACCGCGGTTACATCTCCGCTTACATGGTTACCGACACCGACAAAATGGAGGCTGTTCTGGACAACCCGTACATCCTCATCACCGATAAAAAGATCTCCAGCATCCAGGAAATCCTGCCTGTGCTCGAGAAAGTCGTTCAAACCGGCAAGCAGCTGCTGATCATCGCTGAAGACATCGAAGGCGAAGCACTTTCCACCCTCGTTGTCAACAAGCTGCGCGGCACGTTCACCTGCGTAGCGGTTAAAGCTCCTGGCTTCGGCGACCGCCGCAAAGCTATGCTGGGCGACATCGCTGCTCTGACAGGCGGCCAAGTGATCACCGAAGAACTCGGCCTCGAACTGAAATCGACTACTCCGGACCAATTGGGTACAGCTCGTCAAATTCGCGTATCCAAAGAAAACACCATCATCGTCGATGGTGCCGGCGACAAGAAAGACATCGGCGCACGCATCTCGCAAATCCGTTCCCAATTGGAAGAGACTACTTCGGATTTCGACCGTGAAAAGCTGCAAGAGCGTCTTGCCAAGCTCGCTGGCGGCGTAGCTGTCATCAAAGTCGGCGCTGCTACCGAAACCGAATTGAAAGAGCGCAAGCTGCGCATCGAAGACGCCCTCAACTCCACTCGCGCTGCGGTTGAAGAAGGTATCGTCTCTGGCGGCGGTACAGCCCTCGTGAACGTCTACAACGCCGTTGCTGCGGTTAAAGCCGAAGGCGACGAGCAAACGGGCGTAAACATCGTTCTGCGCGCTCTGGAAGAGCCTGTACGCATCATCGCTACCAACGCCGGCCAAGAAGGCTCCGTTGTCGTTGAGCGCCTCAAGAAAGAAGCCGTAGGCATCGGCTACAACGCCGCTACCGGCGAATGGGTGAACATGTTCCAAGCCGGTATCGTCGACCCTGCCAAAGTTACTCGCTCCGCGCTGCAAAACGCCGCTTCCGTCGCAGCTATGTTCCTGACGACCGAAGCCGTCATCGCCGACAAGCCGGAGAAAGATAAGCCTGCTATGCCGGATATGGGCGGCATGGGCGGCATGGGCGGCATGATGTAA
- a CDS encoding IS630 family transposase codes for MPAKSSSEFVARMEDILETYALPYDPEIPLICMDEQPIQLLDHSRPPEPMKPGKVRREDYEYVRKGSCSLFLFTEPLAGWRHVHVSERRTKADWAKQVRELLEIHYPRAKRVRLVMDNLNTHTISSLYETFTPDVALSLAKRLEIHYTPKHGSWLNIAEIELSALTVQCLHRRIDSMEQLQREATAWEADRNQAQKSVQWHFTTEQARGKLKHLYPEI; via the coding sequence ATTCCGGCCAAATCCAGCAGTGAATTTGTCGCGCGGATGGAGGACATTCTGGAGACCTATGCGCTCCCCTACGATCCAGAAATTCCACTCATCTGCATGGATGAGCAGCCCATCCAATTGTTGGATCATTCGCGTCCGCCGGAACCGATGAAGCCTGGTAAGGTACGGCGGGAAGATTATGAATATGTGCGAAAAGGCAGTTGTAGTTTGTTTTTGTTTACCGAACCATTGGCCGGGTGGCGTCATGTTCACGTGAGTGAACGACGGACCAAAGCTGATTGGGCCAAGCAAGTTCGCGAGCTGCTTGAGATTCATTATCCCAGGGCGAAGCGCGTTCGGCTCGTCATGGATAATTTGAACACCCATACGATTTCGTCGTTGTATGAAACGTTTACTCCCGATGTGGCGCTGTCTTTGGCCAAACGTCTCGAGATCCATTACACCCCTAAACATGGAAGTTGGCTGAACATTGCTGAAATCGAACTGAGCGCCCTAACGGTGCAATGTCTTCATCGCCGAATCGACTCCATGGAACAATTACAGCGAGAAGCAACAGCTTGGGAAGCGGATCGCAATCAGGCTCAGAAATCGGTACAATGGCATTTCACGACCGAACAGGCCAGAGGAAAATTAAAACATTTGTATCCTGAAATTTGA
- a CDS encoding 5-formyltetrahydrofolate cyclo-ligase, which translates to MNIKERKIELRKQMAKLRASLSDSERKTKTAAINEKLLREVMERLASAQTDKRPPTLFTYMPHKTEADVTPVMEECWSRGYRVVIPKSFPEHRQMRLHEIRSYEDIASGAYGIREPMESLPTLHEIDEVDVILVPGLAFDLKFGRLGYGGGYYDRFIQRYVRANRPKPYLIAGAFDLQIIPEVPLGLFDFRVHHLVTETRSTKANLNMQERK; encoded by the coding sequence GTGAATATAAAAGAGCGAAAAATCGAGCTCCGCAAACAGATGGCCAAGCTGAGAGCCTCCCTGTCCGACTCGGAGCGCAAGACCAAGACGGCCGCAATCAACGAGAAGCTGCTTCGCGAGGTGATGGAACGTCTGGCTTCGGCGCAGACAGACAAGAGGCCTCCGACCCTTTTTACCTACATGCCCCATAAAACGGAAGCCGACGTCACGCCGGTGATGGAGGAATGCTGGTCGCGCGGCTATCGCGTCGTCATTCCGAAATCTTTTCCCGAGCACAGGCAGATGCGGCTTCATGAGATCCGCTCGTACGAGGACATCGCCTCCGGCGCTTACGGCATTCGCGAGCCGATGGAGTCGCTGCCGACGCTGCACGAGATCGACGAGGTGGACGTGATTTTGGTGCCGGGCCTGGCGTTCGATCTGAAGTTCGGCCGGCTCGGCTACGGCGGAGGGTATTACGACCGGTTCATACAGCGGTATGTGCGGGCGAATCGGCCGAAACCTTATCTGATTGCCGGCGCGTTCGATCTGCAAATCATTCCCGAGGTGCCGCTCGGGCTGTTCGATTTCCGCGTGCATCATCTGGTGACGGAAACCCGCTCGACCAAGGCCAATCTGAATATGCAGGAACGGAAGTGA
- the groES gene encoding co-chaperone GroES, with translation MIRPLGDRVVIEAIAKEETTASGIVLPDTAKEKPQEGKVVAVGSGTLKDGERVPLEVKEGDRVIFSKYAGTEVKFEGRELLIMRESDILAILA, from the coding sequence ATGATCAGACCGTTAGGTGATCGCGTAGTCATCGAAGCCATTGCTAAGGAGGAAACCACTGCAAGCGGTATCGTACTGCCTGACACTGCCAAGGAAAAGCCGCAAGAAGGCAAAGTCGTAGCTGTAGGCAGCGGCACGCTGAAAGACGGTGAGCGCGTACCACTGGAAGTGAAAGAAGGCGACCGCGTCATTTTCTCCAAGTATGCTGGCACTGAAGTGAAATTCGAAGGCCGCGAGCTGTTGATTATGCGTGAAAGCGACATCCTTGCGATTTTAGCCTAA
- a CDS encoding molybdopterin-binding protein has product MNTESMLREVKVEDAVGMVLAHDLTQIIPGQFKGRLFKKGHVIREEDIPALLSIGKEHIYTIDLQDGVIHEDEAALRMARAIIGANIEMTEPHEGKVTLKSTIHGLAKVYKPFVDEVNEIEQVVVSTAKTNTIVKPGQALVGTRVIPLIIEESKIQRVEQLANHHKQELTLHSMLEMEHLIQVKPFRPLKVGLITTGSEVYKGRIQDKFGPVIREKLAAFGSDVIEQRFAPDESDVIVGEIRRFQDGGADMILVTGGMSVDPDDRTPGAIKGAGARVVSYGTPMLPGSMLLMGYLGKTPILGLPGCVMHDPYTSFDVLLPRICAGETIVREDITAMGYGGLLGC; this is encoded by the coding sequence ATGAACACCGAATCGATGCTGCGCGAAGTGAAGGTCGAAGACGCTGTCGGCATGGTGCTTGCCCACGACTTGACGCAGATCATTCCCGGACAATTTAAAGGCCGTCTGTTCAAAAAAGGCCACGTCATCCGGGAAGAGGACATTCCCGCCCTGCTGAGCATCGGCAAGGAGCATATTTACACGATCGACCTGCAGGACGGCGTCATTCACGAGGACGAAGCGGCTTTGCGGATGGCCCGCGCCATTATCGGCGCGAATATCGAGATGACCGAACCTCATGAAGGCAAAGTAACGCTGAAGTCGACCATTCATGGACTGGCCAAGGTGTACAAACCGTTCGTCGACGAGGTCAACGAAATCGAGCAAGTGGTGGTGTCCACGGCCAAAACGAACACGATCGTGAAGCCGGGCCAAGCTCTGGTCGGCACCCGCGTCATCCCTCTTATTATTGAAGAGTCGAAAATCCAGCGGGTCGAGCAGCTCGCGAACCACCATAAGCAGGAGCTTACGCTGCACAGCATGCTCGAGATGGAGCATCTCATCCAGGTGAAGCCGTTTCGCCCGCTGAAGGTCGGCCTCATTACGACCGGCAGCGAAGTATATAAAGGCCGCATTCAGGACAAATTCGGACCGGTCATCCGGGAAAAACTCGCCGCCTTCGGCTCGGACGTGATCGAGCAGCGTTTCGCACCGGACGAAAGCGACGTGATCGTCGGTGAGATCCGGCGTTTCCAGGACGGCGGCGCGGATATGATCCTCGTCACGGGCGGCATGTCCGTCGACCCGGACGACCGCACGCCGGGTGCGATCAAAGGCGCCGGCGCTCGCGTCGTCAGCTACGGCACACCGATGCTGCCGGGCTCGATGCTGCTGATGGGCTACCTCGGCAAGACGCCGATTCTCGGGCTGCCCGGCTGCGTCATGCACGACCCGTACACGTCGTTTGACGTACTGCTGCCGCGAATTTGCGCCGGGGAAACGATCGTACGGGAGGACATTACCGCCATGGGGTACGGCGGCCTGCTGGGATGCTGA
- the tatC gene encoding twin-arginine translocase subunit TatC produces MEQEEGMPLVEHLAELRKRIIWVIVVLIIGMVIGLIYAQSLINYLKTLPPADKINWNVFSPGDALRIYLNFGLVAGLIITLPFALYHIWAFLKPGLREEEQKASLMFVPFAFLLFLIGLAFGYFVVFRMAFMFTSSISQHLQLTETYGISQYFSFMFSIIIPLALLFELPIVVMFLTRLRILNPQLMRKLRRYAYLILVIVAGVITPPDATSMILVFLPMIVLYEFSAFLSGIIYRKQLKEDAEWERNKDQV; encoded by the coding sequence ATGGAACAAGAGGAAGGCATGCCTCTCGTCGAGCATTTGGCGGAGCTGCGCAAACGCATCATTTGGGTCATCGTCGTGCTGATCATCGGCATGGTGATCGGCCTTATTTACGCCCAAAGTCTCATCAATTATTTAAAAACATTGCCGCCCGCCGACAAAATCAACTGGAACGTTTTCTCGCCGGGAGACGCGCTGCGAATATATTTGAACTTTGGCCTGGTCGCCGGCCTGATCATTACGCTTCCTTTTGCCCTGTATCATATATGGGCGTTTCTAAAGCCCGGGCTTCGGGAAGAGGAGCAGAAAGCGTCGCTGATGTTCGTTCCGTTCGCTTTTTTGCTGTTTTTGATCGGACTCGCTTTCGGATATTTTGTCGTTTTCCGTATGGCGTTTATGTTTACCTCCTCGATCAGCCAGCATTTGCAGCTGACCGAAACGTACGGCATCTCTCAATACTTCTCGTTTATGTTCAGCATCATCATTCCGCTGGCTTTGCTATTCGAGCTGCCGATCGTCGTCATGTTCCTTACGCGGCTGCGCATCCTGAATCCGCAGCTGATGCGTAAACTGCGGCGGTACGCCTATCTCATCCTGGTCATCGTCGCAGGCGTCATTACCCCTCCCGATGCGACTTCGATGATCCTGGTCTTTTTGCCGATGATCGTGCTTTACGAGTTCAGCGCCTTTCTCTCGGGCATCATCTACCGCAAGCAGCTGAAGGAAGATGCGGAGTGGGAGCGTAACAAGGATCAAGTTTAG
- a CDS encoding DUF6431 domain-containing protein: protein MVPSPCCGEELRIIGSRKRKITSEDGESRVLVVRRLPCSECRSIHHELPDCVVPYKRYKAVCIEQVVSEPEASSTVAVDEATLRCWKNWFQRIRTYCLGA from the coding sequence GTGGTACCTTCTCCCTGTTGCGGGGAAGAGCTTAGAATCATTGGGAGTAGGAAACGGAAGATTACAAGTGAAGACGGGGAAAGCCGTGTACTGGTAGTCCGTCGGCTGCCTTGTTCGGAGTGTCGGAGCATCCATCATGAGCTTCCGGATTGTGTAGTGCCATATAAACGTTATAAAGCTGTATGTATCGAGCAAGTCGTTTCGGAGCCAGAGGCATCATCGACCGTAGCAGTAGACGAAGCTACTCTACGGTGCTGGAAAAACTGGTTTCAAAGAATACGTACGTATTGTTTGGGTGCCTAA
- a CDS encoding twin-arginine translocase TatA/TatE family subunit, translating to MFGNLGFGEILLIGLVALLLFGPQKLPELGRSLGRTIREFKKSAQEIMSDEPAERKVEPPVQTAAPVKPEEKPSSDNRRLPD from the coding sequence ATGTTTGGAAACTTAGGCTTCGGCGAAATATTGCTGATCGGGCTCGTTGCGCTCCTGCTGTTCGGTCCCCAAAAGCTTCCCGAGCTCGGACGGTCCTTGGGCCGAACGATTCGCGAGTTCAAGAAAAGCGCGCAGGAGATCATGTCCGACGAGCCTGCCGAACGCAAGGTTGAGCCGCCGGTGCAGACCGCCGCTCCGGTCAAGCCGGAGGAGAAACCTTCCTCCGACAACCGCCGGCTGCCCGATTGA
- a CDS encoding acyltransferase family protein, with protein MRIIHIDILKGLGIIFVVMGHIFDPFSWFPVYSFHMALFLFASGYLYKPNHESNIITFFKRRVINLLIPYFSYNVFFAIVTYWLHYYHGINLFQESPDINIKNLLVP; from the coding sequence TTGAGAATTATTCATATTGATATTCTAAAAGGTCTAGGAATAATCTTTGTTGTGATGGGTCACATTTTTGATCCTTTCTCTTGGTTTCCTGTTTATTCGTTTCATATGGCCTTATTTCTCTTTGCCTCTGGTTATCTTTACAAACCTAATCACGAATCCAATATTATTACCTTCTTCAAAAGACGAGTTATCAACCTGTTGATTCCATACTTTTCGTATAATGTTTTTTTCGCAATAGTAACTTACTGGCTTCATTATTATCATGGCATTAATCTATTTCAGGAAAGTCCTGACATTAACATTAAAAATCTCCTAGTACCTTGA
- a CDS encoding MogA/MoaB family molybdenum cofactor biosynthesis protein, which translates to MRWKVAILTASDKGSRGEREDTSAQVIRELVEEEIQGEIVEYRVVPDEMDEIMAALIEMTDYFQADLILTTGGTGLAPRDVTPEATQRVIDRLAPGFAEAMRLQAMQRNPRAMLSRAISGIRGRTLIINLPGSPRGVSENLSVIIHQLPHALGILTGREGEHAL; encoded by the coding sequence ATGCGCTGGAAGGTAGCAATCTTGACGGCAAGCGATAAGGGCTCCCGGGGAGAACGCGAGGACACTAGTGCACAGGTCATTCGGGAGCTGGTCGAAGAGGAGATCCAGGGGGAAATCGTCGAATACCGCGTCGTACCCGACGAGATGGACGAAATCATGGCCGCGCTGATCGAAATGACCGATTATTTTCAGGCTGATCTCATCCTGACGACCGGCGGCACGGGTCTCGCGCCGCGGGATGTGACTCCCGAAGCGACCCAGCGGGTTATCGACCGGCTGGCGCCCGGTTTCGCCGAGGCGATGCGTTTGCAAGCGATGCAAAGAAATCCGAGAGCGATGCTGTCCCGCGCGATTTCGGGCATCCGCGGCCGCACGCTGATTATCAACCTTCCGGGCAGTCCGCGCGGCGTCTCGGAAAATCTAAGCGTGATCATCCATCAACTGCCGCATGCACTTGGGATTTTGACCGGCAGAGAAGGGGAGCATGCTTTATGA